A segment of the Lycium ferocissimum isolate CSIRO_LF1 chromosome 5, AGI_CSIRO_Lferr_CH_V1, whole genome shotgun sequence genome:
caaataaaatatgataGCTAGCTGATGGAAGATTTTTTGTGTGTTATAGGAAGTTGCTGGGCATTTTCAACTGTGGTGGCAGTAGAGGGGATAAACCAAATAAAAACAAAGGAGTTAGTATCTTTATCAGAGCAAGAACTTGTTGACTGTGACACTACACAAAACCAAGGATGCAATGGAGGGTTGATGGACATGGCATTTGAGTTCATCAAGAAGAAGGGAGGCATCAATACAGAGAAGAACTATCCTTACATGGCTGAAGATGGCAAGTGTGACATTCAAAAGGTAAGACTCTGTTGCATCAAACTATTAACTGAGAAATGGTTAAATCCTATGTTCCTTAAACTATCCAAAAATGCTGCCTCCCCCGTGTCAGATACTACAAAAATGCCTACTTTTAGAGGATCTGACACGCACCCATCAACAATTTTGAAGAGTCTAAGCAACAAAGGTTAAATCAGTAGGATTCTTACCAGTCTTGTTTCTACTACCAGAGGAATTCTCCGGTGGTATCAATTGACGGACACGAGGATGTTCCTCAAAATGATGAGGGAGCACTGCTTAAAGCAGTAGCCAACCAGCCTGTTTCTGTAGCTATACAAGCTTCAGGTTCTGACTTCCAGTTCTACTCAGAGGTAAAAATGATACACCATTGTCTATCAAGTTCAAAAGTTATTGTtagttatgaatatttatgagCTGTAAATACGACAGGGCGTATTCACTGGAGAATGTGGTACTGAGCTGGACCATGGAGTGGCAATTGTGGGCTATGGTACAACCCTCGATGGAACCAAATACTGGATCGTGAAGAATTCGTGGGGACCTGAATGGGGAGAAAAGGGGTACATTAGGATGCAGCGCGAGGTTGATGCTAAAGAGGGGTTGTGTGGTATAGCAATGCAACCATCCTACCCCATCAAGACTTCATCAACCAACCCCACAGGATCTCCTGCAACCGCACCTAAGGATGAACTCTAAGTTACATCAGTCAGCCTCGTACACTGTCTCTATGCAAGTATTAGGCATCTATTCAGAAACATGTCAATTTACATAATATGCACTTATTTTCACAGTGTCAAGCTGTAATGTTCTTTAGACTGCATTGGAATTTGATTTGACGAATATTACCTTTCCTGTTAAACATGTTCCTCTAAATAAGATGTTTGTCGTGTAGACAATTGAGCATATACTTGTTTAATACTACAGGAGGACCAAAGGATAAAAATTCACTGGTATTACTATGCTTGCTATTGCTTCCAAGCACAAATTACCTCACTTAAGATTTCAACTAATTAAGATATACTTCACTTCCATCTTCCTGTGACTAAAGCAACAAAGTGAAGGTACTGGATAATAAGGAGATATAAAGGCAGAGGTCAATAATTTACGACTACTAGTTATTTGATTCAAGAGAGCAAGTACTCATAAGAAATATCAAGATCCATTAACatattatttaagaaaaaaataagcacGACAAATGCCCAGCAAGTTCTTTTATAGTTGCTGTGACATACAAAGATTTGCTATGTCAACCATAGCACCTTATTGGGTCATTGCAGCCTTTTGCAGCCGACTGACAGGCACCTCCGCCCCCACCCTTCTTTAAATATTGCTGGTGATACTCTTCAGCTCTATAAAATCTCTTAGCAGGAAGAATTTCCGTGACAATCTTCTTATCCGTAAATTCCCTCTGCTTAGCTTCCAACGATTCCCTTGCCAGTTGAGCCTGAGCATCATTATAGTAGTATATTCCTGAGCGGTATTGCCTTCCCACATCGTTACCCTAGCAATAACCATCATCATGAGATCTATATATTGCTCTTTGTGAAAGTTAAGCTCTTGGTATATAGTGGCAAAAACTCACACTCAAcgaatacaaaaaatatattgagTAGGCAATTAAAAAG
Coding sequences within it:
- the LOC132056028 gene encoding vignain, whose translation is MKKLFLVLFSLALLLRLGESFDFHEKELETEEKFWELYERWRSHHTVSRSLDEKHKRFNVFKANVHYVHKFNKKDKPYKLKLNKFADMTNHEFRHHYAGSKIKHHRTLFGASRANGTFMYANEDNVPPSVDWRKKGAVTPVKDQGHCGSCWAFSTVVAVEGINQIKTKELVSLSEQELVDCDTTQNQGCNGGLMDMAFEFIKKKGGINTEKNYPYMAEDGKCDIQKRNSPVVSIDGHEDVPQNDEGALLKAVANQPVSVAIQASGSDFQFYSEGVFTGECGTELDHGVAIVGYGTTLDGTKYWIVKNSWGPEWGEKGYIRMQREVDAKEGLCGIAMQPSYPIKTSSTNPTGSPATAPKDEL